A window of the Desulfobacula toluolica Tol2 genome harbors these coding sequences:
- a CDS encoding caspase family protein, with amino-acid sequence MFKIIIFVLVFWSSVLLYLTPPPVIAASHALLIGIRDYAEAKDLEGPVNDVAALEELLTRTYGFSNENIVTLTDRQATRANILFELSDFSNKTDRGDFIFIYFSGHGTSPWNSSEKKWGDDPFTGGLLPYDYSNTGTLKQCLDRLIIGNRDIRPILTQLDKDRQIFAVFDACYSQYSVRAIASLDNQPPMKISKHEAMRPTKDFADDLMGNAEDEPTKFELSAASAYPYRNTLYISASGKNEKAIDIPLGAINAKVSETVDGKPHGALTNRLLQGLQSGCADTDNNNAVSYGELYAYLKHHVFEEFSHTPQISSPEQDNLMLNAAVFADKRRTPIDKSCRQYQPSSSLKIKLPSRSGSICKKLSSFENIEVVSRNFDIRVGRAENGYVLFLPNGQPILRQPVTDNEQLVKLIARRGLLKDLVNHQYSTSDFNIFADLITPSGVLPEGTDIGFRFRTEADCYLFMVNIDSAGEITVLYPYKTQELGRINAGKELLLNDFGEISGPDFGLEIIKTFAFKKLPATLSKIMGQSFYPNDPVFDEMMQMIRQARQGATAVIHAQTCGLDDLVSN; translated from the coding sequence ATGTTTAAAATAATAATTTTTGTTTTGGTTTTTTGGAGTTCTGTTTTACTATACCTTACCCCGCCGCCGGTCATTGCGGCCAGCCATGCCCTTCTGATTGGCATCCGGGACTATGCCGAGGCAAAAGATCTGGAAGGGCCGGTAAACGATGTTGCCGCCTTAGAAGAGTTGTTGACCCGGACGTATGGTTTTTCAAATGAAAACATCGTAACCCTGACCGACCGGCAAGCTACCCGGGCCAACATTCTTTTTGAACTGAGTGATTTTTCAAACAAGACCGACAGGGGTGATTTTATTTTTATTTACTTCAGCGGTCATGGTACAAGCCCCTGGAATTCATCAGAAAAAAAATGGGGAGATGATCCTTTTACAGGCGGGCTTCTGCCATATGACTATAGCAATACCGGCACATTGAAACAGTGTCTGGACCGGCTGATTATCGGCAATCGGGATATCAGGCCCATATTAACGCAACTGGATAAAGACCGTCAGATATTTGCGGTGTTTGATGCCTGTTATTCCCAGTACAGTGTTCGGGCCATTGCAAGTCTTGACAATCAGCCGCCCATGAAAATCTCCAAACATGAAGCTATGCGACCCACAAAAGATTTTGCCGATGACCTGATGGGTAATGCAGAAGATGAACCAACAAAATTTGAGCTGTCTGCCGCATCTGCCTATCCCTACAGAAATACCCTGTACATCTCTGCATCCGGCAAAAATGAAAAAGCCATAGATATCCCATTGGGTGCGATTAATGCCAAAGTATCTGAAACGGTTGATGGAAAACCCCATGGCGCACTGACCAACAGACTGCTGCAAGGGCTGCAAAGCGGGTGTGCGGATACTGATAATAATAATGCCGTATCCTATGGAGAATTATACGCATATTTAAAACATCATGTATTTGAAGAGTTTTCACACACTCCCCAGATCTCTTCCCCGGAACAAGACAACCTTATGTTGAATGCTGCTGTTTTTGCCGATAAAAGAAGGACACCCATTGACAAATCCTGCCGGCAATATCAACCCAGCTCAAGTTTAAAAATAAAACTGCCCTCCCGCTCCGGCAGCATTTGTAAAAAACTGTCTTCCTTTGAAAATATTGAAGTCGTATCCCGGAATTTTGATATCCGGGTCGGCCGGGCAGAAAACGGGTATGTCCTGTTTCTGCCCAACGGGCAGCCGATCCTGCGCCAGCCTGTCACCGATAATGAGCAATTGGTAAAACTCATCGCAAGGCGTGGGCTTTTAAAGGATCTGGTAAACCATCAATATTCCACAAGTGATTTTAATATTTTTGCCGACCTTATCACCCCGTCCGGCGTACTGCCAGAGGGCACGGATATAGGGTTCCGTTTTCGAACCGAGGCTGACTGCTATCTTTTCATGGTGAATATTGATTCCGCAGGTGAAATAACAGTGCTGTACCCATATAAAACCCAGGAACTGGGCCGGATCAACGCCGGTAAAGAGCTTTTACTCAATGACTTCGGAGAAATCAGCGGGCCTGATTTCGGTTTGGAAATTATCAAAACTTTTGCCTTTAAAAAGTTGCCTGCCACCCTTTCTAAAATAATGGGCCAATCTTTTTACCCGAATGACCCTGTTTTTGATGAAATGATGCAGATGATCCGGCAGGCCAGGCAAGGGGCAACGGCTGTTATCCATGCCCAGACTTGTGGTTTGGATGATTTGGTTTCTAATTAA
- a CDS encoding OmpA family protein, with protein sequence MHKYFFYCIAAAIIFSIDIFGGTVFAHDCEKANILYHQAMSTAQGKERLDLLNNSLAAFPTFAGFYESGRTLVAMGRLTRAEKAYNEAKTLAGDDISQAKVYVSLGTVYEKLDRLEDAYTCYKLSKGYHQFPKVVKKIMAMDEVRSKEGVLSKSIVNRLTTVSKAYGVEPAIDLYVHFELNSDQLKEKGLVQVKELGKAMRNPVFLKHHFVIIGHTDSQGDQEDNLRLSKRRAKTVKSWLKKNYGLPDHRITTKGRGEEELLYVQNSEQAHALNRRVEVRLRIEN encoded by the coding sequence ATGCATAAATATTTTTTCTATTGTATAGCAGCAGCCATTATTTTTTCTATTGATATTTTTGGAGGGACGGTCTTTGCCCATGATTGTGAAAAAGCAAATATCCTTTACCATCAGGCAATGTCAACGGCCCAGGGCAAGGAACGCCTTGATCTGCTCAACAATTCCCTGGCAGCCTTCCCCACCTTTGCCGGATTTTATGAGTCCGGCCGTACCCTGGTTGCTATGGGTCGCCTTACCCGGGCGGAAAAAGCATATAATGAGGCAAAGACCCTGGCCGGGGATGATATATCCCAGGCCAAAGTCTATGTCAGTTTGGGAACGGTTTATGAAAAACTGGACCGCCTGGAAGATGCCTATACCTGCTATAAACTGTCCAAGGGCTATCATCAATTCCCAAAAGTGGTAAAAAAAATAATGGCCATGGATGAGGTTCGAAGCAAAGAGGGGGTTCTTTCCAAATCAATTGTTAACCGGCTCACAACGGTTTCCAAAGCCTATGGAGTTGAGCCTGCCATTGATCTTTATGTTCACTTTGAATTAAACAGTGACCAACTCAAGGAAAAAGGCCTTGTCCAGGTAAAAGAACTGGGCAAAGCCATGCGGAATCCGGTTTTTTTAAAACATCATTTTGTCATTATCGGACACACGGACAGCCAGGGAGATCAAGAGGATAATTTAAGATTGTCAAAAAGAAGAGCAAAAACAGTCAAATCCTGGCTGAAAAAAAATTACGGTTTGCCTGACCATCGCATCACAACCAAAGGCCGGGGAGAAGAAGAGCTTTTGTATGTGCAAAATAGTGAACAGGCACATGCTTTGAACCGGCGGGTGGAAGTGCGGTTGAGAATTGAGAATTGA
- a CDS encoding four helix bundle protein, protein MGGMRENAVLEKSFDFAVRIVNLNKHLVSRKKEFVLSKQVLRSGTAIGAMVREAQHAESNADFIHKLSIALKEANETDYWLLLLNRTQYIQADQFISLKNDMEELLKLLISIIKSAKKRGNG, encoded by the coding sequence ATGGGTGGAATGCGGGAGAATGCTGTTTTAGAAAAGAGTTTCGATTTTGCGGTAAGAATTGTAAATTTAAATAAGCATCTTGTTTCAAGAAAAAAAGAGTTTGTATTGTCAAAGCAGGTTTTACGAAGTGGTACGGCTATTGGTGCTATGGTTCGGGAAGCACAACATGCGGAAAGCAATGCGGATTTTATCCACAAATTATCCATTGCACTCAAAGAAGCCAATGAAACCGATTATTGGCTTTTATTGCTGAATAGAACTCAATATATCCAAGCAGATCAATTCATATCACTTAAAAACGACATGGAAGAATTATTAAAACTATTGATATCCATTATCAAATCAGCAAAAAAAAGGGGCAATGGTTAA
- a CDS encoding DUF3160 domain-containing protein: MIKIPSREYKIVFLLLFLAWLMIPFAAIAKDTPPHGMFALYEQNRQQGIPNYITEDFMLLSHGMVINETVTMLEETLLLPEFKNLIDELTTKIIGNKEKISSVDKANLDYLAVLTCLITGAEQPDKKAVVNQKAVIAELKKVRAAKGIDTSTLMQQQIDYSQFIVRGKYTRNKKLGQYFQAMRYAGTVLFPILESKATGISTKQADTLSQQAMALAAHVHGSKKLADRYEYIQKLLASIFGPADDLILTDYVKILKKLPHAQISQLRQALFNLAEKNNRKPAIISGAVDIKKLEKGQTPSDVMTGFRFMPLRFTPDSAAMQQLVFNNVTRYQGKKTPFSRSLIDGNWVKGFPMGIELMAILGSKDAQTRLNKNDECNYMGYAAAKKKAGILLRTSSGLNSNHMQLMRYWLNTTDIPEEAINLSRRLNTCLGFWTYTRYISTLYAKQSYTTVAKSFSASPPRNQAWLSGAPELYAHLQLQAVMLNQMLPAEVNHPMKERLKDYIDVLETCRSIAFKELGKSELNADEIRFLNQLDTRLAYVVVNQDAPIVTDVHTEPNSGMVLQEGLGYPKIIMYPLEKVQARGALFNYYEFKHPINDRLTDDKWQKMLADPKAMEKLALSPGSS, encoded by the coding sequence ATGATCAAAATACCCAGCAGGGAATACAAAATTGTCTTTTTATTATTGTTCCTGGCATGGCTGATGATACCATTTGCTGCCATTGCCAAGGACACCCCCCCCCATGGTATGTTTGCATTATACGAACAAAACAGACAGCAAGGTATTCCAAATTACATTACTGAAGATTTTATGCTCTTAAGCCATGGAATGGTTATCAATGAAACCGTTACCATGCTGGAAGAGACCTTATTACTGCCGGAATTTAAAAATTTAATTGATGAACTGACCACAAAAATTATCGGCAATAAAGAAAAAATTTCCTCTGTGGACAAGGCAAATCTTGACTATCTCGCCGTTTTAACCTGCCTTATCACCGGAGCGGAACAACCGGATAAAAAGGCTGTAGTGAATCAGAAAGCAGTTATTGCAGAATTAAAAAAAGTCCGTGCTGCCAAAGGAATTGACACCTCAACCTTGATGCAGCAGCAGATCGACTACAGCCAGTTTATCGTGCGCGGCAAGTACACCCGCAACAAAAAACTCGGGCAGTATTTTCAGGCCATGCGCTATGCCGGTACGGTATTGTTTCCAATTCTTGAAAGCAAAGCCACCGGCATTTCCACCAAACAGGCAGACACACTCTCCCAGCAGGCAATGGCGCTTGCCGCCCACGTTCATGGCAGCAAAAAACTTGCCGACCGTTATGAGTACATCCAGAAACTATTGGCTTCAATTTTTGGTCCGGCTGATGACCTGATCCTTACCGATTATGTCAAGATATTAAAAAAGCTTCCCCATGCCCAGATATCCCAACTACGCCAGGCTCTTTTCAACCTGGCGGAAAAAAATAACCGGAAACCCGCCATTATATCCGGTGCAGTGGATATTAAAAAGCTGGAAAAAGGACAAACCCCAAGTGATGTCATGACCGGATTTCGATTTATGCCCCTGCGCTTTACACCGGACAGTGCTGCCATGCAGCAGCTGGTTTTTAACAATGTAACGCGTTACCAGGGCAAAAAAACTCCCTTTTCCCGTTCCCTGATTGACGGCAACTGGGTCAAGGGGTTTCCCATGGGAATTGAGTTGATGGCTATTTTAGGCTCCAAAGATGCACAAACACGCCTGAATAAAAACGACGAATGCAATTACATGGGGTATGCTGCTGCAAAAAAGAAAGCCGGTATCCTCCTGCGGACATCATCCGGCCTGAATTCAAATCATATGCAACTCATGCGTTACTGGCTAAACACAACAGATATTCCAGAAGAAGCCATTAACCTTTCCAGGCGGCTGAACACTTGTCTTGGATTCTGGACCTATACCCGATATATCAGCACACTCTATGCCAAACAATCCTACACTACCGTGGCCAAGTCATTCAGCGCTTCGCCCCCCCGGAACCAGGCCTGGCTCTCTGGGGCACCGGAACTCTATGCGCATCTGCAACTTCAAGCCGTAATGCTGAATCAAATGCTTCCTGCCGAGGTGAATCATCCCATGAAAGAACGGCTGAAAGATTATATAGATGTGTTGGAAACCTGCCGTTCCATTGCCTTTAAAGAGTTGGGAAAGAGTGAATTAAATGCCGATGAGATCCGTTTTCTCAACCAGCTGGATACCCGTTTGGCTTACGTTGTGGTCAACCAGGATGCCCCCATTGTTACCGATGTTCACACCGAGCCCAACAGCGGCATGGTATTACAAGAGGGCCTGGGATATCCCAAAATCATTATGTATCCGCTGGAAAAGGTTCAAGCACGGGGCGCCCTGTTCAATTATTATGAATTTAAACACCCCATCAATGACAGGTTGACCGATGACAAATGGCAAAAAATGCTGGCAGATCCCAAGGCCATGGAAAAACTGGCGCTGTCACCCGGCAGCAGCTGA
- a CDS encoding caspase family protein, protein MKINTPESPIHNPQFSIIKWISSTIIHYQFSILNYKLVNFLNSQLSIINSQLLIVLLISLLISAPKAFANAPTSKPMLRLNTNMHAAMVKRISSDAAGRVFLTCSDDKTARLWNADDGRLIKTFRVPVGKGHEGKLFACALSSDGRTAAVGGWTRGSDQNSGNHNIYLFNTATGEMIQRIAGMENVILDLEFYSNTIFAAALGRDQGIRIFKRSGPEFTLYKQDTDYGSNSYNLAFDNKGRLASVCFDGYIRLYDTAFNRIEKVKTTGGKQPYSIAFSLDNEKLAVGYNDSGTVEVFSAKNLELLYRPDNKDADTRDQRLESVTFGQGGYLYGGGAYQKFIDGAWWQCIRRWSKDGKGAFIDFKAAGNTVIDIKPLADGSILVAGTQPDMGRYKPAGEKIFYNRGEVSDFRNRDRVEYFTISHDAGEISFKPLGGKALTFSIKTRELKPSDQRFEHYRDQYKTITITDWENSYSPRINGKKTDFLDQYEICRSVDIGDDNTILVGAQWSVSALDAAGNQKWRAQVPGEAWSVNIAGNGKTAVAAHDGGQIRWYRMSDGAVLLSLFVHADGKRWILSTPDGYYDASPGADTLMGWHINNGKDNAPGFYPVSKFASKLYRPDVVENVITYNDFDKALAHADKNRKNKPVNLDIRQMLPPVVSIMSPQNNHEISSNTVQVRYRVQTPSGEAVTHVKVLIDGRPTGQRGIQRKKTKGTAEITITIPSKDCTLSIIAENRFCASDPATVKLHWKGQDAFVIKPKLYVLAMGVSRYQEKNLVLRYAAKDARDFTRALEALQKQKESLYRDVVVKLLADADATKDNILDGLDWILKETTDKDIAMVFLAGHGVNDDYGTYYYLPQNANTQKLKRTGVAGSEIQSTVSNIAGKALFFMDTCFSGNVLGRRGGAMDTTAIVNELSHTENGVIVFASSSGRQYSLEDSGWGNGAFTKALVEGLSGKAAYRGKKITVNMLDLYISERVKELTNGRQTPTTAKPDTVPDFPIAFKGN, encoded by the coding sequence ATGAAAATAAACACACCCGAATCACCCATACACAACCCCCAATTTTCCATTATAAAATGGATATCTTCCACAATTATCCATTATCAATTCTCCATTCTAAATTATAAATTGGTAAACTTCCTTAATTCTCAATTATCCATTATCAATTCTCAATTATTAATTGTATTGCTGATTTCGCTGCTAATATCAGCACCCAAAGCCTTTGCCAACGCCCCCACATCCAAGCCCATGCTCAGGCTGAACACAAACATGCACGCAGCAATGGTGAAAAGAATCAGCAGCGACGCTGCCGGTCGGGTTTTCCTGACCTGCAGTGACGATAAAACCGCCAGGCTCTGGAACGCCGATGACGGCAGACTGATAAAAACCTTTCGAGTACCCGTGGGAAAAGGACATGAAGGAAAACTGTTTGCCTGCGCCCTTTCTTCCGACGGCAGGACCGCTGCTGTCGGGGGGTGGACACGAGGCAGCGATCAGAATTCAGGGAATCATAACATCTACCTTTTCAACACTGCAACCGGAGAGATGATCCAGCGGATTGCCGGTATGGAAAATGTGATTTTAGACCTTGAATTTTACTCCAACACAATTTTTGCCGCCGCCCTTGGCAGGGATCAGGGCATACGGATCTTTAAACGATCAGGTCCTGAATTCACCCTGTACAAACAAGACACCGACTATGGATCAAATTCTTACAACCTGGCGTTTGACAACAAGGGCAGGCTTGCATCCGTATGTTTTGACGGATATATCCGCCTATATGACACCGCCTTTAACCGGATTGAAAAAGTAAAAACAACTGGCGGGAAGCAGCCGTATTCCATTGCCTTTTCCTTGGACAATGAAAAACTTGCCGTGGGATACAATGACTCTGGAACTGTGGAAGTGTTCAGCGCAAAAAACCTTGAACTTCTTTACCGCCCGGACAACAAGGATGCCGATACCAGGGATCAAAGGCTTGAGTCAGTCACCTTTGGCCAAGGCGGGTATCTTTACGGGGGCGGGGCTTATCAAAAATTCATTGACGGTGCCTGGTGGCAGTGCATCCGCAGATGGTCCAAGGACGGCAAAGGGGCTTTTATTGATTTTAAGGCGGCAGGTAACACGGTCATAGACATCAAACCCCTTGCCGACGGGTCCATTCTGGTGGCAGGCACTCAGCCGGATATGGGCAGGTATAAACCTGCGGGAGAAAAGATTTTTTATAACCGGGGAGAAGTGTCGGATTTTAGAAATAGAGACAGGGTTGAATATTTCACCATCAGCCATGATGCCGGTGAAATATCCTTCAAACCCTTGGGTGGAAAAGCCCTTACCTTCAGCATCAAAACCAGGGAACTCAAACCGTCTGATCAACGCTTTGAACACTACCGGGATCAATACAAAACCATAACTATAACAGACTGGGAAAATTCATATTCCCCCAGAATCAACGGCAAAAAAACAGATTTTCTTGATCAATACGAAATTTGCCGCAGTGTGGATATCGGGGATGACAACACCATCCTGGTGGGTGCGCAATGGTCGGTTTCTGCCCTGGATGCCGCCGGGAATCAAAAATGGCGGGCACAGGTTCCGGGTGAGGCATGGAGCGTCAACATTGCAGGAAACGGCAAAACAGCCGTGGCAGCCCATGACGGCGGACAAATCCGCTGGTATCGCATGAGCGACGGGGCAGTGCTGCTGTCTTTGTTTGTTCATGCCGACGGCAAACGCTGGATTCTTTCCACCCCGGACGGGTATTATGATGCGTCGCCCGGGGCTGATACTCTCATGGGCTGGCATATCAATAACGGCAAGGACAATGCCCCGGGCTTTTATCCGGTTTCAAAGTTTGCATCAAAGCTTTACCGGCCCGATGTGGTTGAAAATGTCATCACCTACAACGATTTTGACAAGGCACTGGCCCATGCCGATAAAAACAGGAAAAACAAACCCGTAAATCTGGATATCCGTCAGATGCTTCCCCCTGTGGTTTCAATCATGTCGCCGCAAAACAACCATGAGATCTCATCCAACACCGTGCAGGTCCGGTACAGGGTGCAAACCCCGTCCGGAGAAGCAGTCACCCATGTCAAGGTGTTGATCGACGGCAGGCCCACAGGTCAAAGAGGCATCCAGCGGAAAAAAACAAAAGGCACTGCGGAAATAACCATCACAATTCCTTCAAAGGACTGCACCCTGTCCATTATTGCGGAAAACAGGTTCTGCGCCAGTGACCCTGCAACAGTGAAGCTGCACTGGAAAGGCCAAGACGCGTTTGTCATCAAACCCAAACTCTATGTACTGGCCATGGGGGTCAGCCGATATCAGGAAAAAAACCTTGTCTTGAGATACGCAGCAAAGGATGCAAGGGATTTTACCCGGGCACTGGAGGCATTGCAAAAGCAAAAAGAGTCTTTGTACCGTGATGTCGTGGTCAAGCTGCTTGCAGATGCGGATGCCACCAAAGACAATATCCTGGACGGCCTGGACTGGATTTTAAAAGAAACAACCGATAAAGACATTGCCATGGTTTTCCTGGCCGGTCACGGGGTCAATGATGACTACGGCACCTATTATTATCTGCCCCAGAATGCAAATACGCAAAAACTCAAACGTACAGGGGTTGCCGGCAGCGAAATCCAAAGCACGGTTTCCAACATTGCCGGCAAGGCCCTGTTTTTCATGGATACCTGTTTCAGCGGCAATGTGCTGGGACGCAGAGGAGGTGCCATGGATACCACCGCCATTGTCAACGAGCTGTCCCATACGGAAAACGGGGTCATCGTGTTTGCTTCCTCCTCGGGCAGACAATACAGCCTTGAAGACAGCGGATGGGGCAATGGGGCTTTTACCAAGGCCCTGGTGGAAGGATTATCCGGCAAAGCAGCTTACAGAGGCAAAAAAATCACGGTAAACATGCTGGATCTGTATATCTCGGAACGGGTCAAAGAACTGACCAACGGCAGGCAAACCCCTACTACTGCTAAGCCTGATACTGTTCCTGATTTTCCGATTGCATTTAAGGGCAATTGA